One part of the Aneurinibacillus sp. REN35 genome encodes these proteins:
- the miaA gene encoding tRNA (adenosine(37)-N6)-dimethylallyltransferase MiaA, with amino-acid sequence MNERRQRVLALVGPTSVGKTALSLELARRFGGEIISGDSMQFYRGMDIGTAKATEEERAVIAHHLIDICRPDEDVTVAEFQRRCRGLIAEMNGRDTLPMIVGGTGLYVQSVLYDYQFSTAGEDPVYRDELTAFTEQYGRDALHARLASIDPKTAERLHPNDVKRMIRALEIYHVTGTPMSHYQTRSEESPYNLLLLGLTMDRTLLYERINHRVDLMISEGLIEEVEGLLAQGYDDTLRSMQALGYKEIIAYLKGKMTREEAIDLVKKRTRNFAKRQLTWFRAMKDIVWFDMTPSDDAALAASYEAIYRTVAGKFR; translated from the coding sequence ATGAATGAGAGAAGACAGCGTGTGCTTGCGCTCGTAGGCCCGACCTCGGTAGGGAAGACCGCTCTTAGTCTTGAGCTTGCCCGGCGGTTTGGCGGCGAGATTATTTCGGGCGATTCGATGCAGTTCTACCGTGGCATGGATATTGGTACGGCGAAGGCGACGGAGGAGGAGCGTGCTGTCATTGCGCATCATCTGATTGATATTTGTCGCCCGGATGAGGATGTCACGGTTGCTGAATTTCAGCGCCGGTGTAGGGGATTAATTGCGGAGATGAATGGGCGAGACACCCTGCCGATGATAGTTGGCGGCACAGGTTTGTATGTGCAGTCGGTACTGTATGATTATCAATTTTCAACTGCGGGTGAAGACCCGGTATATCGTGATGAGCTTACTGCCTTTACCGAGCAATACGGTCGGGATGCCCTTCATGCCAGATTGGCTTCGATTGATCCCAAAACGGCTGAACGCCTGCATCCAAATGATGTGAAACGCATGATTCGTGCGCTTGAGATTTATCATGTGACCGGAACGCCAATGTCGCATTATCAGACAAGGAGCGAAGAGTCACCGTACAATCTGCTTTTGCTTGGATTGACAATGGACCGCACGCTTTTGTACGAACGGATTAATCATAGGGTTGATCTGATGATTTCAGAAGGACTGATTGAAGAAGTGGAAGGCTTGCTTGCACAAGGATATGACGATACGCTTCGTTCGATGCAGGCGCTTGGCTATAAAGAGATCATTGCATATCTTAAGGGGAAGATGACGCGTGAGGAAGCAATTGATCTTGTAAAGAAGCGTACCCGTAATTTTGCCAAACGTCAGCTTACCTGGTTCCGTGCTATGAAAGATATTGTCTGGTTCGATATGACGCCGTCAGATGATGCAGCACTTGCTGCTTCCTATGAAGCAATTTATCGAACGGTGGCAGGAAAGTTCAGATAA
- a CDS encoding spore coat protein produces MPNNIEGRGLTDREMMQLCLELEKGRCRSISNTLVETSHGNLRELYQRCLETALTNQQHIVDRMQEQGYYEMPRATQEQLARMQEQLQNNLHPGDAASST; encoded by the coding sequence ATGCCAAACAATATAGAGGGACGCGGACTTACGGACCGTGAGATGATGCAGTTATGTCTTGAACTTGAAAAAGGGCGCTGCAGAAGCATATCGAATACGTTAGTAGAGACAAGTCATGGGAATTTGCGGGAGTTGTATCAGCGCTGCTTAGAGACGGCATTAACGAACCAGCAGCACATTGTAGATAGGATGCAGGAGCAGGGATATTATGAGATGCCGCGCGCAACACAGGAGCAGCTTGCCCGGATGCAAGAGCAGCTACAGAATAATCTGCATCCAGGAGATGCCGCGTCATCAACCTAG
- a CDS encoding NADPH-dependent FMN reductase yields MKVMVVAGSAREQSNTRGLAQAIQAYIEEQKAEVLFFDVGTHELPLYKGGEEGGHPEVQRLRSYAEQADAFFICTPEYHSGMSGSLKNALDFLGGDHFRGKPSMIAAVGGGGKGGINALNGLRTVLRALYSIVLPEQYVTDVVCYNDRCELVHEESNTKLKEMAQQLVRVTEALRK; encoded by the coding sequence ATGAAAGTGATGGTAGTTGCCGGAAGCGCACGAGAACAATCGAATACGAGAGGATTGGCGCAAGCGATTCAAGCATATATTGAAGAACAAAAAGCAGAGGTGCTGTTTTTTGATGTTGGTACGCATGAACTCCCGTTGTATAAGGGAGGAGAGGAAGGGGGTCATCCTGAAGTACAACGCTTGCGAAGCTATGCGGAACAAGCGGATGCTTTCTTTATCTGTACACCGGAATATCACAGTGGCATGAGCGGCTCACTTAAGAATGCGCTGGATTTTCTTGGAGGCGATCACTTCCGTGGTAAACCGTCTATGATTGCAGCGGTCGGAGGGGGCGGCAAAGGTGGAATTAATGCACTGAATGGGCTAAGAACGGTACTGCGTGCGCTCTACTCCATTGTACTTCCAGAGCAGTATGTGACGGATGTAGTATGCTATAATGATCGCTGCGAGCTGGTGCATGAAGAGAGCAATACGAAGCTTAAAGAGATGGCACAGCAGCTTGTACGAGTAACTGAAGCATTAAGGAAGTAG
- a CDS encoding general stress protein encodes MRNPQTTARVYSDETKLTQDIQELRAYGYKQEDIYILATDADKQRKLNEVNRTHNVEWLEVGLLDSMKNWFRSEEEKTGNQMEHLGVSDEDIDELENRLGNGEYVLVVRDTTRDSHHPFIDRAHNYNQDR; translated from the coding sequence ATGCGAAATCCACAAACAACCGCGCGCGTATATAGCGATGAAACAAAATTAACACAAGATATTCAGGAATTAAGAGCATATGGTTATAAGCAGGAAGATATTTATATTTTAGCAACAGACGCGGACAAGCAGCGGAAGCTTAATGAGGTAAACCGTACACATAATGTGGAATGGCTGGAAGTGGGACTTCTGGATTCGATGAAGAACTGGTTCCGCTCTGAGGAAGAGAAGACAGGAAACCAGATGGAGCACCTAGGTGTGTCGGATGAAGACATTGACGAATTGGAAAATCGATTAGGCAACGGTGAGTATGTACTTGTTGTACGAGATACGACTCGTGATAGCCACCATCCGTTTATCGATAGAGCCCATAATTATAATCAAGACCGCTAG
- a CDS encoding class I SAM-dependent methyltransferase, whose protein sequence is MIVTTRHEAPHEMNVQAQALAAKLGVRFIERKKLSIARLHEMEDQVLVVADSGLKAYTKGETSPFFFHPGMAMLRIKRLLAGDNDVMVQACGLKRGDMFLDCTLGLASDSIVASFVTGQEGRVVGIESELLLSTIVGEGLLRYESPLTEAAEAMRRIEVVPMHHLTFLQQCENNSFDIIYFDPMFFQAIATSQSIAPLRPFANYEELSMRAIEEARRVARRRVVMKNHRESSDFERLGFTRHKRMERSFTYGMIEVGGDAE, encoded by the coding sequence ATGATAGTAACGACAAGACATGAAGCGCCGCATGAGATGAATGTGCAGGCTCAGGCACTTGCCGCTAAGCTCGGCGTACGCTTCATCGAACGAAAAAAATTATCCATTGCCAGGCTGCATGAGATGGAAGATCAGGTGCTTGTGGTCGCGGATAGTGGACTCAAAGCGTATACCAAAGGTGAGACATCCCCCTTCTTCTTCCATCCGGGCATGGCAATGCTTCGTATAAAAAGATTGCTTGCTGGCGATAATGATGTCATGGTTCAGGCGTGCGGACTTAAGCGAGGCGATATGTTTTTAGATTGTACACTTGGTTTAGCATCTGACTCCATAGTGGCGTCATTTGTCACAGGACAAGAGGGACGTGTGGTAGGCATTGAATCGGAGCTTCTTCTCTCAACAATCGTCGGCGAAGGACTTCTGCGGTATGAAAGTCCTCTGACTGAAGCGGCAGAAGCCATGCGGCGTATTGAGGTAGTGCCTATGCATCATTTGACTTTTTTGCAGCAATGTGAAAATAATAGTTTTGATATTATTTATTTTGATCCTATGTTTTTTCAGGCCATTGCGACTTCGCAAAGCATTGCGCCGCTTCGTCCATTTGCCAATTACGAAGAGCTTTCAATGCGTGCGATTGAAGAAGCAAGACGCGTGGCGCGTCGCCGTGTCGTAATGAAGAATCATCGGGAGAGTTCCGATTTTGAACGACTAGGCTTTACAAGACATAAGCGGATGGAACGCTCATTTACATATGGAATGATTGAGGTCGGGGGCGATGCGGAATGA
- the hfq gene encoding RNA chaperone Hfq → MANTINIQDTFLNHLRKENVPVTIYLVNGFQLRGLVKAFDNFTVVIDTEGKQQLVYKHAISTFLPQRPVSLMPDSE, encoded by the coding sequence ATGGCAAATACCATTAACATTCAGGATACGTTCTTAAACCATCTGCGCAAAGAAAATGTTCCTGTCACCATCTATCTTGTGAACGGCTTCCAGCTTCGCGGATTGGTGAAGGCATTTGACAACTTCACTGTTGTGATTGATACGGAAGGAAAGCAGCAATTGGTATATAAGCATGCCATCTCTACCTTCTTACCACAACGACCGGTTTCTTTGATGCCTGATAGCGAATAA
- a CDS encoding YpdA family putative bacillithiol disulfide reductase → MEEVVIIGAGPCGLSAALELQKIGIEPLIIEKESVVHSIYLYPTNLQFFSTPELLEIGGYPFSTPNEKPTRLEALTYYRNVANRSNLRIRPYHKVTAIHTQQDGSYALTVEDRFQNTSTVLTKYVVVATGYFDYPNMLGIPGEQLPKVTHYFREAHPYTGTKVAVIGGSNSAIDAAMELLRVGAEVTVVYRGETYSPIIKPWVRPIFESMVNKGRIQMLFRSCVTHISETTITVVKDGAEQQIDNDFVLALTGFHPDRSMLREVGVAFKDDNEIPVFNPDTMETSSPGIYIAGVIASGKNANEVFIETGRMHGCLIAKDIANKMHRMQ, encoded by the coding sequence TTGGAAGAAGTCGTAATTATCGGTGCGGGTCCCTGTGGGTTATCTGCCGCGCTAGAACTACAAAAAATCGGTATCGAGCCTCTTATTATCGAGAAAGAGTCCGTAGTTCACTCCATTTATTTATATCCAACAAACCTGCAATTTTTCAGCACCCCGGAGCTGCTTGAAATTGGAGGATACCCTTTTTCTACACCAAATGAGAAGCCAACAAGGCTTGAAGCATTAACATATTATCGCAATGTCGCAAACCGAAGCAATCTTCGCATCCGTCCATACCATAAGGTTACCGCGATTCACACGCAACAGGATGGATCGTATGCATTAACTGTAGAGGATCGATTCCAGAATACAAGCACCGTACTCACCAAGTATGTTGTAGTGGCGACTGGTTATTTCGATTACCCGAACATGCTCGGTATCCCCGGTGAGCAACTGCCTAAAGTTACACATTACTTCCGGGAAGCCCATCCGTATACGGGAACGAAAGTCGCTGTCATTGGTGGCAGCAACTCAGCCATTGACGCAGCTATGGAGCTGCTTAGGGTCGGAGCAGAGGTAACAGTCGTATACAGAGGAGAAACCTACTCACCAATTATCAAGCCGTGGGTTCGTCCTATCTTTGAAAGCATGGTGAATAAAGGGCGAATTCAGATGCTGTTCCGCTCATGTGTCACACATATCTCGGAGACAACGATTACTGTCGTGAAGGATGGAGCAGAACAACAAATAGACAACGACTTCGTACTTGCCCTGACTGGGTTTCACCCGGATCGAAGCATGCTGCGTGAAGTTGGTGTAGCTTTCAAAGACGATAATGAGATTCCGGTCTTTAATCCGGATACGATGGAAACGTCTTCGCCGGGAATCTATATTGCAGGCGTTATCGCCTCCGGAAAGAACGCCAACGAAGTCTTTATTGAAACAGGCCGGATGCATGGGTGCTTGATCGCAAAAGACATCGCCAATAAAATGCATAGAATGCAATAA
- a CDS encoding small, acid-soluble spore protein, alpha/beta type translates to MTHQSTRTRSTNDLVAPIAASALEQMKYEIAAEFGVQLGPDTTARQNGSVGGEMTKRLVRMAEQSLTGRIH, encoded by the coding sequence ATGACACACCAGAGCACCCGTACACGCAGCACGAATGACCTAGTTGCTCCCATTGCAGCTTCAGCATTAGAACAGATGAAATACGAGATTGCAGCAGAGTTTGGCGTACAGCTTGGCCCAGATACGACGGCGCGCCAAAACGGTTCCGTAGGCGGCGAAATGACCAAGCGTCTTGTGCGTATGGCAGAGCAGTCGCTAACCGGCCGTATTCATTAA
- a CDS encoding methionine ABC transporter permease, whose product MFNGMDPHWDLYLPALQETLYMVGWSIFLGTLIGIPLGVLLVITRPGHIFEQPVFYQVISTVINIIRSVPFIILLFALIPLTKFIIGTFIGVEGAIVPLVVYVAPYIARLMESALLEVNPGLIEAFQAMGATRRQIIFNVMLKEARPAVVLSLTIAVIGLIDATAMAGIIGAGGLGNLAYRYGFQRWETLVMIITVIILIVLVQLLQTLGNRIARSMRKD is encoded by the coding sequence ATGTTTAACGGAATGGACCCGCACTGGGATTTGTATTTGCCAGCGCTGCAGGAAACATTGTACATGGTTGGCTGGTCGATCTTTTTAGGTACATTAATCGGGATTCCGCTCGGTGTGCTGCTTGTTATTACACGTCCGGGTCATATTTTTGAACAGCCGGTATTTTATCAAGTGATAAGCACGGTCATTAACATTATTCGTTCGGTGCCGTTTATCATTTTGTTGTTTGCATTAATTCCGCTGACCAAGTTCATTATCGGAACGTTCATTGGTGTAGAAGGTGCCATCGTTCCGCTTGTTGTGTACGTAGCACCATATATAGCCCGCCTGATGGAGTCGGCTCTGCTTGAAGTCAATCCTGGACTAATCGAAGCATTTCAAGCGATGGGTGCGACACGGCGCCAGATTATCTTTAATGTAATGCTAAAAGAAGCGCGTCCGGCAGTGGTACTTTCCTTAACGATTGCGGTGATTGGTCTGATTGATGCTACGGCGATGGCCGGCATTATCGGGGCTGGTGGGCTTGGGAACTTGGCCTATCGCTATGGTTTCCAACGCTGGGAAACATTGGTGATGATTATTACCGTTATTATTCTAATCGTTCTTGTACAGCTGCTGCAAACGCTTGGGAACCGAATTGCGCGTTCTATGCGCAAAGACTAA
- a CDS encoding NAD(P)-dependent oxidoreductase, with amino-acid sequence MRLFIAGASGRVGCELVRLALEEGHEVTAFVRQIKSMEPHARLQIVQGDVLNYRAVLEGMSGADAVLSALGTDGAQTLSKGIPHIIEAMRRHRIARIVAVGTAGILDSRFEPGKFRYESKESKRKSKQAAHEHRRAYEYLRNSGLAWTIVCPTYLPDGIAHGSYRVEREMLPRDGEKITVGDTAAFTYAQLFSSEFYESRIGICY; translated from the coding sequence ATGCGATTGTTTATTGCGGGTGCAAGCGGCCGGGTAGGTTGTGAACTAGTGCGTTTGGCGCTTGAGGAGGGACATGAGGTTACAGCATTTGTTAGACAGATAAAGAGCATGGAGCCGCATGCCCGTTTGCAAATTGTGCAAGGAGATGTATTGAATTATAGAGCCGTATTGGAGGGGATGAGCGGGGCGGATGCTGTGCTTAGTGCACTAGGAACAGATGGTGCTCAAACGCTGTCTAAAGGAATTCCACATATTATAGAAGCGATGAGAAGACATCGCATTGCACGCATTGTAGCAGTAGGGACAGCGGGAATTTTGGATAGCCGCTTCGAGCCGGGGAAGTTCAGATACGAATCAAAAGAATCAAAACGGAAATCTAAACAAGCTGCCCATGAGCACCGACGAGCTTATGAATACCTACGGAATTCGGGACTTGCATGGACGATTGTCTGTCCTACCTATTTGCCGGACGGCATAGCGCATGGTAGTTATCGTGTAGAGAGAGAGATGCTGCCTAGAGACGGAGAGAAAATCACGGTAGGCGATACGGCAGCATTTACATATGCACAACTCTTCTCTTCAGAATTTTATGAGAGCCGTATAGGCATTTGCTATTGA
- a CDS encoding carbohydrate kinase family protein: MSALVSVIGTIFVDCKGFAKQNYQPDTRNIGSVQFVHGGVGRNVAENLANLDIPTAFVSSVDDSGLGHEVMERLRALSIQADYVQPCPAQGMGMWLAVLDENGNLAGSISQMPVLHALETVMEEKGEEIIARATHVVLELDLNERIARRTLALAKACNRPVYGIPGNLEVIMQHPDLLEGLECFVCNNFEADTCMGIDFTHMDTTEQLAALQAHVQRIGLISMVVTLGEKGSVYYDSRSGQAGYQPVMPVQLIDSTGAGDAFFSGTVAGLVRNLPLEEAVVCGTKVAGWTIEYAGSNCPGLREKMNADPFFQTMFVK; encoded by the coding sequence ATGTCAGCTCTTGTATCAGTAATTGGAACTATTTTTGTTGATTGTAAAGGATTTGCAAAACAAAACTATCAGCCGGATACACGCAATATTGGAAGTGTTCAGTTCGTACACGGCGGTGTCGGCCGCAACGTGGCGGAAAATTTGGCTAATCTTGATATCCCAACCGCGTTCGTATCCTCGGTAGATGATTCGGGACTTGGACATGAGGTAATGGAACGCTTGCGTGCACTGTCCATTCAGGCCGATTATGTGCAGCCATGCCCCGCACAGGGAATGGGAATGTGGCTTGCTGTATTAGATGAGAACGGGAACCTTGCAGGCTCCATCTCTCAGATGCCTGTCTTACATGCACTTGAGACGGTTATGGAGGAGAAGGGTGAAGAGATTATCGCCCGGGCTACCCATGTTGTGCTTGAGCTGGATCTAAATGAGCGGATTGCACGACGTACGCTTGCACTGGCTAAGGCATGTAATCGGCCTGTATACGGTATTCCCGGCAATCTGGAAGTAATTATGCAGCATCCGGATTTACTTGAGGGTCTTGAATGCTTTGTCTGCAACAACTTCGAAGCGGATACATGTATGGGGATTGATTTTACCCATATGGATACGACTGAGCAATTGGCCGCTTTGCAGGCGCATGTACAGCGCATCGGATTGATCTCAATGGTAGTAACGCTTGGTGAGAAGGGGTCGGTTTATTATGACAGCCGAAGCGGCCAGGCCGGTTATCAGCCGGTCATGCCGGTTCAGCTTATTGATTCGACAGGCGCTGGAGACGCGTTTTTCTCCGGAACCGTAGCCGGACTGGTACGCAATCTGCCGCTTGAGGAAGCGGTGGTCTGCGGTACGAAGGTTGCTGGCTGGACGATTGAATATGCGGGTAGCAATTGCCCAGGATTACGGGAGAAAATGAACGCAGATCCATTTTTTCAGACGATGTTCGTTAAATAA
- a CDS encoding metal-dependent hydrolase — MMGRSHLALGALAGVAVAKLTGADMISGAGIVLVATMSALVPDLDANGLLTRKLTDRPLRFVRLFSGYIGVILILLSYFPDTRNGQFLTAFIGLLFLGVGFVLRDNASRKWMVTLLGILLMGSAVYLQFGERAVTLGRIPYEVLHSHHVWLLGLGLFIAIVPHFSHRTYTHTVWALAAWAYIWLYAEASLRMEGLFLGAVAGYLSHLLADTLTISGVRYLHPFPPVVKLPLIRTKKDSRKETAVVLVSAVFVLLLCLDIFPL, encoded by the coding sequence ATGATGGGCAGAAGCCATCTGGCGCTTGGAGCGCTAGCTGGTGTGGCTGTAGCTAAGTTAACGGGAGCGGATATGATCAGCGGTGCCGGTATCGTGCTTGTAGCAACGATGTCGGCACTTGTTCCCGATTTGGATGCAAATGGGCTGTTGACGCGGAAGCTTACGGATCGTCCGCTGCGTTTTGTACGTCTGTTCTCTGGCTATATTGGCGTCATATTAATTTTGTTGAGTTATTTTCCAGATACGCGCAATGGACAATTTTTGACTGCTTTTATCGGTCTATTGTTTCTTGGTGTAGGATTTGTACTGCGGGATAATGCTTCACGCAAGTGGATGGTTACACTGCTTGGTATACTGTTGATGGGCAGTGCAGTATATTTGCAGTTTGGCGAACGTGCGGTAACGCTTGGGAGAATCCCGTATGAGGTGCTGCATTCACATCATGTCTGGCTGCTGGGTCTGGGGCTTTTTATCGCTATTGTTCCTCATTTCTCACACCGTACATACACGCATACGGTTTGGGCGCTGGCAGCATGGGCATATATCTGGTTGTATGCTGAAGCGTCGCTACGTATGGAAGGTTTATTTCTAGGTGCTGTAGCAGGCTACTTATCGCATCTTCTAGCAGATACGCTAACAATCTCAGGAGTGAGGTACTTGCACCCTTTTCCTCCGGTTGTAAAGCTGCCTTTGATCCGCACGAAAAAGGATAGCCGGAAGGAGACGGCTGTGGTGCTAGTAAGTGCGGTATTTGTGCTTCTGTTGTGTCTTGACATATTCCCTTTATAA
- a CDS encoding methionine ABC transporter ATP-binding protein: MISVRKLEKVYGSGEGAVHAIKNANFDIEKGEIFGVIGFSGAGKSSLIRCINLLERPTSGEVIINGTDITKLSQGELRKSRRKIGMIFQHFNLLSSATVFDNVAAPLRLNKTPKQVIEKKVTELLSIVGLANRAQAYPSQLSGGQKQRVAIARALANDPEILLCDEATSALDPQTTESILDLLLDINKKYNLTIMLITHEMHVVKKICDRVAVMEEGNIVEMGSVLEIFSAPKTLTTRNFIRNIFDDQLPEGLLERMQHAPGSRIIRLTFIGESTGHPVLAELTEKFHLKPNILVGNITQIKDTTFGYLVISLSGEAAVLDEALQYVEERGIRAEVIHHV, translated from the coding sequence TTGATTTCAGTCCGTAAGTTGGAGAAGGTGTACGGCAGCGGAGAAGGAGCCGTACACGCGATTAAAAATGCCAATTTTGACATTGAAAAAGGTGAGATTTTCGGCGTAATCGGCTTTAGTGGTGCCGGAAAAAGCTCACTGATTCGTTGCATCAACCTGTTAGAGCGCCCGACATCGGGCGAGGTGATTATAAATGGAACAGATATAACCAAGCTATCGCAAGGTGAACTGCGTAAGTCCCGCCGTAAGATCGGAATGATTTTTCAGCACTTTAATCTGCTGTCTTCTGCAACGGTATTTGATAATGTAGCTGCACCGCTGCGGCTGAACAAAACGCCTAAACAAGTAATCGAAAAGAAAGTAACAGAGCTGCTAAGCATTGTAGGTCTTGCAAACCGGGCGCAGGCTTATCCGTCTCAACTGTCCGGCGGTCAAAAACAACGCGTGGCAATCGCGCGCGCATTAGCCAATGATCCAGAAATTCTTTTGTGTGATGAAGCGACATCGGCGCTTGACCCACAGACCACTGAATCGATCCTTGATCTTCTGCTCGATATTAATAAGAAATATAACCTCACCATTATGTTGATTACACATGAGATGCACGTGGTGAAGAAAATTTGCGATCGTGTGGCAGTAATGGAGGAAGGAAATATTGTTGAGATGGGCTCGGTGCTTGAGATATTCTCCGCCCCTAAAACATTAACAACAAGAAACTTTATCCGCAATATTTTTGATGATCAGCTTCCAGAAGGCTTGCTTGAACGCATGCAGCATGCGCCAGGGAGTCGGATCATACGCCTGACGTTTATCGGTGAAAGTACAGGGCATCCGGTTCTTGCGGAATTGACCGAGAAGTTCCATCTGAAGCCGAATATCCTTGTCGGAAACATTACACAAATCAAGGATACCACATTTGGCTATCTGGTCATTTCATTGAGCGGAGAAGCGGCAGTGCTGGACGAAGCGCTGCAATATGTGGAAGAGAGAGGGATTCGCGCGGAGGTGATTCACCATGTTTAA
- a CDS encoding tetraprenyl-beta-curcumene synthase family protein encodes MYRLYRHIFPSVRAEVARWRARAEQIPDPELRKQALDSISNKLFHCEGGSVYAAAHMAHKDELIRLIVAYQTISDYLDNLCDRSTSLGARNFDRLHQAMHDAVSGTFSPVDYYEFNTEKDDGGYLKALVAACHTEMGRLPGYSLVQADAYELASLYCDLQVHKHVGKGEREARLLAWWEEHKEKAPELSWNEFAAATGSTLCLFHLFQLASHPDVSEERVSMMKQAYFPWVCALHILLDYLIDLEEDELGGDLNFIAYYKGEQAIYERIHYIVQQAKHYIQPLPDRKFHSMIIDGLLGLYLSDGKVQRQPMVKRVARWIIRSSSFPARFFFLNSRGYRGSKAVLQAPPTGK; translated from the coding sequence ATGTATCGTTTGTACCGACATATTTTTCCTTCCGTAAGAGCGGAGGTAGCCCGCTGGCGGGCAAGAGCGGAACAGATTCCGGATCCAGAACTTCGCAAGCAGGCGCTTGATAGCATAAGCAATAAGCTTTTTCACTGTGAAGGTGGGTCGGTTTATGCTGCAGCTCATATGGCGCATAAGGATGAGCTGATTCGACTCATTGTTGCCTACCAGACAATTAGCGATTATCTCGACAACTTATGTGATCGTTCGACTTCGCTTGGTGCACGAAATTTTGATCGTCTCCATCAGGCGATGCATGATGCGGTATCCGGCACATTTTCTCCGGTTGATTATTATGAATTCAATACAGAAAAAGACGATGGCGGCTATCTAAAGGCACTTGTTGCTGCCTGTCATACAGAGATGGGGCGTTTGCCCGGCTATTCGCTCGTACAAGCGGATGCGTACGAATTAGCCTCATTGTATTGTGATTTACAAGTACATAAGCATGTGGGCAAGGGGGAACGGGAAGCGCGTCTTCTGGCATGGTGGGAAGAACACAAAGAAAAAGCGCCCGAGCTTTCATGGAATGAGTTTGCCGCAGCGACAGGCTCAACGCTATGTCTGTTCCATCTCTTTCAACTGGCTTCGCACCCAGACGTATCTGAGGAGCGGGTCAGCATGATGAAGCAGGCGTACTTCCCGTGGGTATGCGCGCTGCATATTCTCCTTGATTATTTGATCGATTTAGAAGAGGATGAGCTTGGTGGAGACTTGAATTTCATCGCATATTATAAGGGTGAACAAGCCATCTACGAGCGCATTCATTATATTGTGCAACAGGCAAAGCACTACATCCAGCCGCTGCCTGATCGGAAGTTTCATAGCATGATCATAGACGGGCTGCTTGGCCTCTACCTATCGGATGGAAAAGTCCAGCGCCAACCGATGGTCAAGCGTGTTGCCCGCTGGATTATCCGCTCGTCTTCCTTTCCGGCTCGTTTCTTTTTTCTTAATAGTCGCGGGTATCGTGGAAGCAAAGCGGTACTGCAGGCACCTCCGACCGGCAAGTAA